One region of Fibrobacter sp. genomic DNA includes:
- the leuB gene encoding 3-isopropylmalate dehydrogenase: MSKNYKIAVLPGDGIGPEVMKEAVRVLDVVSKKFGFDVNAEWANVGGAAYDESGSPLPESTLKLGEASDCILFGSVGGPKWEHLPPNLQPERGALLPLRKHFKLFCNLRPARVYKELAGACPLRADIVGDGFNILTVRELTGDVYFGQPKGREGVPGSKEEIGFDTMKYSRYEVERIARFAFDAAMLRNKKVASIDKANVLTTSVLWREVVNEVIKDYPELTLEHLYVDNAAMQLLKRPREFDVLLCPNLFGDILTDECAMLTGSMGLLPSASIAEGSFGLYEPAGGSAPDIAGKGIANPLAQILSVALMLRYTFKEEEAAKAIEAACEKVIAQGFRTGDIYQEGCTKVGTVGMGDAIIAALA, encoded by the coding sequence ATGAGCAAGAATTACAAGATTGCAGTGCTTCCGGGCGACGGTATAGGCCCCGAAGTGATGAAAGAAGCTGTCCGCGTGCTGGACGTGGTTTCCAAGAAGTTCGGCTTCGACGTGAACGCCGAATGGGCAAACGTGGGTGGTGCCGCCTATGACGAAAGCGGTTCTCCGCTTCCAGAAAGCACCCTCAAGCTGGGCGAAGCTTCTGACTGTATTCTTTTCGGTTCCGTGGGTGGCCCGAAGTGGGAACACCTCCCCCCGAACCTGCAGCCGGAACGCGGCGCACTGCTGCCGCTCCGTAAGCACTTCAAGCTTTTCTGCAACCTCCGCCCGGCCCGTGTCTATAAGGAACTCGCAGGCGCTTGCCCGCTCCGCGCTGACATCGTCGGTGACGGTTTCAACATCCTCACCGTCCGCGAACTGACGGGTGACGTTTACTTTGGCCAGCCGAAGGGCCGCGAAGGCGTTCCGGGTTCCAAGGAAGAAATCGGCTTTGACACCATGAAGTACAGCCGCTACGAAGTCGAACGCATTGCTCGCTTCGCTTTCGACGCCGCTATGCTCCGCAACAAGAAGGTTGCCTCCATCGACAAGGCCAACGTGCTCACCACGAGCGTGCTCTGGCGCGAAGTCGTGAACGAAGTCATCAAGGACTACCCGGAACTGACTCTCGAACACCTCTACGTGGACAACGCTGCCATGCAGCTCCTGAAGCGCCCGCGTGAATTCGACGTGCTCCTCTGCCCGAACCTCTTCGGCGACATCCTTACCGACGAATGCGCTATGCTCACCGGTTCCATGGGCCTCCTCCCGTCCGCTTCTATCGCCGAAGGTTCCTTCGGTCTGTACGAACCGGCCGGTGGTTCCGCTCCGGATATCGCAGGCAAGGGTATCGCAAACCCGCTGGCCCAGATCCTCTCCGTGGCTTTGATGCTTCGCTACACCTTCAAGGAAGAAGAAGCAGCCAAGGCTATCGAAGCGGCTTGCGAAAAGGTCATCGCCCAGGGCTTCCGCACTGGCGACATCTACCAGGAAGGCTGCACCAAGGTCGGTACAGTTGGAATGGGCGACGCTATAATTGCCGCTTTGGCTTAA